A genome region from Merismopedia glauca CCAP 1448/3 includes the following:
- a CDS encoding N-6 DNA methylase gives MGFYTSVVFNKQLEIPKYARMVPVAEIASNDYNLNIPRYIDSQEEEDIQDIAAHLLGGIPQRDVAALRDYWQVYPTLRQELFEPANRPEYQMLKVSSGDVKACIFNHPEFISYAKDIEAVFEGWKNQHLGLLKGIQQGDKPKEIIYQLAENLLQGFTGKSLIDKYDVYQHLMTYWVESMKDDVYILVEDGWKAELKEVLNKNGKVTDFECELIPKELIINRYFQAEKANIETLETQKDDIVRQQEELQEEYGGGSASLTTSEEGLLEEVTSDSGKVTKNNINSRLKVIKNDANFKDELQVLTAYLNLIEQEAEVSKKIKDATDKLNNDVLKKYPQLTEDEIKTLIVDDKWLPL, from the coding sequence ATGGGTTTCTACACAAGCGTTGTTTTTAACAAGCAATTAGAAATTCCCAAATATGCGCGGATGGTTCCCGTTGCGGAAATTGCTAGTAATGATTACAACCTGAATATTCCCCGTTATATTGACTCTCAAGAAGAGGAAGATATTCAAGATATTGCAGCGCATTTATTGGGAGGAATTCCCCAGCGAGATGTGGCAGCTTTAAGGGATTATTGGCAAGTTTACCCGACGTTGCGACAGGAATTATTTGAGCCTGCTAATCGTCCAGAATATCAAATGCTGAAGGTTTCCAGTGGGGATGTGAAAGCTTGTATTTTTAACCATCCTGAATTTATCAGCTATGCAAAAGATATCGAAGCGGTATTTGAAGGTTGGAAAAATCAACATCTGGGTTTACTCAAAGGGATTCAGCAGGGAGATAAACCGAAAGAGATTATTTACCAGCTTGCGGAAAATCTGCTGCAAGGGTTTACTGGGAAAAGTTTGATTGATAAGTACGATGTTTACCAGCACCTAATGACTTATTGGGTGGAAAGTATGAAAGATGATGTTTATATTTTGGTGGAGGATGGTTGGAAGGCTGAACTTAAGGAAGTTTTGAATAAAAACGGTAAAGTTACAGATTTTGAGTGCGAATTAATTCCCAAGGAGTTGATAATTAACCGCTATTTTCAAGCTGAAAAGGCAAATATTGAAACCTTGGAAACTCAAAAGGATGATATTGTGCGTCAGCAGGAAGAATTACAAGAAGAATATGGCGGTGGTTCGGCTTCGCTCACCACAAGTGAGGAGGGTTTGCTGGAGGAAGTTACTAGCGATAGTGGGAAAGTTACCAAGAATAATATTAATAGTCGCCTCAAGGTGATTAAAAATGATGCCAATTTTAAGGATGAGTTGCAGGTTTTAACGGCTTATTTAAACTTGATTGAACAAGAGGCAGAGGTTAGTAAGAAGATTAAAGATGCGACGGATAAGTTGAATAATGATGTGTTAAAAAAATATCCGCAATTAACCGAGGATGAGATTAAAACTTTGATAGTTGATGATAAGTGGTTGCCACTATAA
- a CDS encoding DUF1003 domain-containing protein, with the protein MNRKRPIRARVSDEEYQLLQSLRSRKPAQNPPKQPLSLGDRVSDGVAAVMGSWRFIIIQSVILAFWVILNVVGVIQHWDPYPFILLNLMLSFQAAYAAPIMMMSQNRQATIDQVDAKHDYEVNQKAELEIELLQDKLNWLREEEIVELKTLLIEQQQIILRLETLLVERLQK; encoded by the coding sequence ATGAATCGAAAAAGACCAATACGGGCGCGAGTTAGCGATGAAGAGTATCAGCTTCTCCAGAGTTTACGTTCCCGTAAACCTGCCCAAAATCCACCGAAACAACCGCTATCTTTGGGCGATCGCGTCTCAGATGGGGTGGCTGCGGTCATGGGTTCGTGGCGGTTCATTATTATCCAAAGTGTTATTTTAGCGTTTTGGGTCATCCTCAATGTGGTTGGAGTCATACAGCATTGGGACCCTTATCCGTTTATTCTGTTGAATTTAATGTTGTCATTTCAGGCAGCGTATGCTGCACCCATCATGATGATGAGTCAGAATCGTCAAGCTACTATCGATCAGGTAGATGCTAAACACGACTATGAAGTTAATCAGAAAGCGGAACTGGAAATTGAGTTATTGCAAGACAAGCTAAATTGGCTCAGAGAAGAAGAGATAGTCGAACTCAAGACGCTGCTGATTGAACAGCAGCAAATAATACTGCGGCTAGAAACGTTGCTTGTGGAGCGGTTACAGAAATAA
- a CDS encoding DNA recombination-mediator protein A — translation MSSLSQSVETTKLDTLAQELAAIQQTSSKRIALLGSRHVPITHQHLIEMMSYALVLSGNQLITSGATGTNSAAIKGAMRADPNLLTVILPQSLEKQPRESQEQLQQVMHLVENPENDSLSLGEASALCNAEIISRCQQLICFCFHDSHTLLQTCEEAEAQRKVVTLFYFD, via the coding sequence ATGTCATCTTTGAGTCAATCAGTAGAAACTACTAAATTAGACACGTTAGCTCAGGAACTTGCTGCTATTCAACAAACGAGTTCCAAGCGGATTGCTCTTTTGGGTTCCCGACACGTACCTATAACTCATCAGCATTTGATAGAAATGATGAGCTATGCTTTGGTCTTAAGTGGAAATCAACTGATTACCTCTGGGGCTACAGGTACTAACTCAGCCGCTATTAAAGGGGCGATGCGGGCAGATCCGAACCTGTTAACTGTGATTTTGCCCCAAAGCTTAGAAAAGCAACCTAGAGAATCCCAAGAGCAACTACAGCAGGTAATGCATTTGGTGGAAAATCCAGAAAACGATAGCCTGTCTTTGGGAGAAGCTAGCGCTTTGTGCAACGCTGAGATTATTTCTAGATGTCAGCAACTCATTTGCTTTTGCTTTCATGACAGCCATACACTCTTGCAAACTTGCGAGGAAGCGGAAGCGCAACGTAAAGTTGTGACTCTGTTTTATTTCGACTGA